The Ichthyobacterium seriolicida sequence GAAATACCAAATATGAACCACTGGAACTGCCAGAGTTATATGCCCCGTTCTATCTCTCCTAACCTTCTTTTCTATTACTTCTACACCACATCTATCACAGATTATACCTTTGTATCTTATACGCTTGTACTTCCCACAAGAACACTCGTAGTCTCTAACAGGACCAAATATTCTCTCACAAAACAAACCATCTCTCTCAGGCTTATGTGTTCGATAATTTATAGTCTCTGGCTTTAGAACTTCACCGTATGAAGAACTTAAAATAGACTCTGGAGACGCTAGGCTTATAGTAATCTTATCGAAATCGCTATTCACGCTATCATTAGTTACCCTCATAATTTATATAGTAGTGTAGTAGTTTAATTAAACTTTATTTTTTTTTGTATTCTCGAAAGACATTTTAAGACCTAAGCCTTTCAACTCGTGTAATAATACATTGAAAGATTCAGGTATACCTGGCTCAGGTAATTCTTCCCCCTTAACTATAGCCTCATAAGTCTTAGCCCTACCTGTTATATCATCTGATTTAACAGTCAGCATCTCTCTTAAAATATTAGAAGCTCCAAATCCCTCTAATGCCCATACCTCCATCTCTCCTAGCCTCTGTCCACCAAATAAGGCCTTACCTCCCAAAGGCTGTTGAGTAATCAAAGAATATGGTCCAGTAGAACGAGCGTGCATCTTGTCATCTACCATATGTCCTAATTTCAACATATATATAACACCCACAGTAGCTGGCTGATCAAACCTCTCTCCTGTTCCTCCATCATACAGATAAGTATGGCCAAAATCTGGAATCCCTGCCTCCCTTGTGTACTTTGTTATCTCTTCCAAAGAAGCTCCATCAAATATAGGAGTCGCAAATTTCTTGCCCAATTCCATTCCTGCCCAACCCAATACCGTTTCATAAATTTGCCCTAAATTCATACGAGAGGGTACACCTAAAGGATTTAATACTATATCCACTGGAGTTCCATCTTCCAAAAATGGCATATCCTCTTCACGAACTATTTTCGATACTATACCTTTATTACCGTGGCGACCCGCCATCTTATCCCCCACTTTTAGCTTACGCTTCTTAGCTACATAAACCTTAGCTAAATTCAGTATACCAATAGGTAATTCATCACCTATCATAATGGATAAATTCTGACGCTTGTACTTGGCTCTGATGTAACCTACTTTTATTTTGAAACTATTTAAAATCTTAGAAATAGTTTCATTAATCTCACTACTCGAAACCCACTTCCCTCCAATTAAGGTATCAAAATCTACCTCTACAGAACTCAAAACTTTTAAAGTGTACTTTACGTCTTTAGCTATTATCTCCTCTCCCGAATCTGAAAATACCCCCTTAGATTTCTTGCCAGATACTAAAGAGTAAATCTTAGCTATTAAAATCTCTCTGTACTTGTTTACTTCTTCCAAATACTCGTCTTCAGCTTTCTTTAAAGCTATCTTATCTTTAGCTCTTACATCTTTATTCTTGATGCTCTTAGAAAATAATTTAGTATTGACAATTATACCGTTAAGAGACGAAGGAGCTTTTAGTGAAACATTCTTCCAATCACCAGCTTTATCACCAAAAATAGCTCTCAATAATTTTTCCTCTGGAGTAGGCTCACTTTCACCCTTAGGCGTAACCTTACCTATTAAAATATCACCAGGACCAATCTTAGCACCTATCCTGATTATTCCATTTTCATCTAAATCTTTAGTAGAATCCTCACTGACATTAGGGATATCTGAAGTGAACTCCTCAGGGCCTAATTTAGTCTCTCTAGATTCTAATGAATATTCATCTATATGTATAGATGTGAAGATATCCTCCCTAACGACACGCTCACTTATAACTATGGCATCTTCAAAATTATACCCCTTCCAAGGCATAAAAGCAACCTTTAAATTACGCCCTAGAGCTAAATCACCCTGCTTAGTAGCAAAACCCTCACATAAGACCTGTCCCTTAACTACTTTTTGTCCTTTTTTAACAATCGGCCTTAGGTTTATAACAGTACTCTGATTAGTCCTTCTAAATTTGACTAAATCATACCTCTTAACATCCTCGTCAAAACTTATTAACCTATCGTAGTCTGACCTCTCATACCTTATATAGATGTGTTGAGAATCTACATCTAGCACCTCCCCACTGCCCTCTGCATTGATCAACACTCTAGAATCTTTAGCTACCTTACTTTCCAATCCAGTTCCCACAATAGGAACTTCGGGATTTAACAGAGGCACTGACTGACGCATCATATTAGATCCCATCAAAGCTCTGTTGGCATCATCGTGCTCTAAAAAAGGTATCAACGAAGCAGATATAGAGGCAATCTGATTAGGAGCAATATCCATATAGTTTACCTTATGTGGCTCTATAATAGGTAGATCTCCCTCCTGCCTAGATTTAACTTTATCTTTAATAAATTCGCCCGCCTCGTTTATCTTAGCATTA is a genomic window containing:
- the rpoB gene encoding DNA-directed RNA polymerase subunit beta, with the protein product MPLSLADHSDRRINFASIKDIKDTVDFLDIQTKSFEDFFQLETKFEDRVNEGLFKTFNENFPITDTRNQFVLEFVDYFVDSPRYSVDECISRGLTFNVPLKARLKLYCTDPEHEEFKTVVQDVFLGNIPYMTKSGTFIINGAERVVVSQLHRSPGVFFGQSFHANGTKLYSVRIIPFKGSWIEFATDINNVMYAYIDRKKKLPMTTLLRAIGYENDRDILELFDMTEEVKVSKAGLKRVLGRVLNARVLKTWREDFVDEDTAEVVSIDRNDIIIDRGVILEKEHIQQILDSGVKSIFINKEDGSDGDYAIINNTLEKDTTNSEKEAVEYVYRQLRNTEPPDEETAKGIIDKLFFSETRYSLGEVGRYRINKKLSRDVDLDMQVLTKDDIIDIVKHLIQLINSKADVDDIDHLSNRRVRTVGEQLANRFSVGLARMARMMRDRMNVRDNEVFTPVDLINAKTLSSVINSFFGTSQLSQFMDQTNPLSEITHKRRLSALGPGGLSRERAGFEVRDVHYTHYGRLCPIETPEGPNIGLISSLCVYAKVNRLGFIETPYRKVNNSIVDLDSEPIYLTAEDEEDAVIAQANAKINEAGEFIKDKVKSRQEGDLPIIEPHKVNYMDIAPNQIASISASLIPFLEHDDANRALMGSNMMRQSVPLLNPEVPIVGTGLESKVAKDSRVLINAEGSGEVLDVDSQHIYIRYERSDYDRLISFDEDVKRYDLVKFRRTNQSTVINLRPIVKKGQKVVKGQVLCEGFATKQGDLALGRNLKVAFMPWKGYNFEDAIVISERVVREDIFTSIHIDEYSLESRETKLGPEEFTSDIPNVSEDSTKDLDENGIIRIGAKIGPGDILIGKVTPKGESEPTPEEKLLRAIFGDKAGDWKNVSLKAPSSLNGIIVNTKLFSKSIKNKDVRAKDKIALKKAEDEYLEEVNKYREILIAKIYSLVSGKKSKGVFSDSGEEIIAKDVKYTLKVLSSVEVDFDTLIGGKWVSSSEINETISKILNSFKIKVGYIRAKYKRQNLSIMIGDELPIGILNLAKVYVAKKRKLKVGDKMAGRHGNKGIVSKIVREEDMPFLEDGTPVDIVLNPLGVPSRMNLGQIYETVLGWAGMELGKKFATPIFDGASLEEITKYTREAGIPDFGHTYLYDGGTGERFDQPATVGVIYMLKLGHMVDDKMHARSTGPYSLITQQPLGGKALFGGQRLGEMEVWALEGFGASNILREMLTVKSDDITGRAKTYEAIVKGEELPEPGIPESFNVLLHELKGLGLKMSFENTKKNKV